In Chryseobacterium gotjawalense, the following are encoded in one genomic region:
- a CDS encoding SusC/RagA family TonB-linked outer membrane protein yields the protein MKLRVLTVGVLFFTGQAVMAQKDTLKTHNIDEVVLVGYGAQKKSDVTGAIATVKSDVLQEQPVASVEQALQGKASGVQVVSTGGRAGNNTKISIRGNGSLSASNNPLFIIDGVPQENLGNLSPEDIVSMQILKDAASSAIYGSRASNGVVIVETKSGKYNSKPSVTFNTSYGIQEIIKRPDLLNGDQYKQVHDVARQNYLNDIANGTLSNPAAGSVGQSALNNPMAATGINTNWLDQVLRTGAITNNQIGFTAGNENSKVYLSLSNVSQEGIINKDEYQVTRVRLNVEQKMSDKFKIGINSYYTQSDATPIVDDNNTYQPYSNAVVAAPNKAPYTADGKINRNMSTNNPLFAFERVVSDKWQRVGANFFATYNPIKDLTLKTSISGNLSVNRYNRYDAPNTRRGENAGVPWGYGYYSTQNNRDYLIENTATYNKKFADGKLNVNVIAGQSFQNWQYEDSYVQGENFPSSNLQWLVSAATINGGRAYMNEMSLASFFGRAQFSWDNRYNLMLSTRYDGSSKFAKGNKWGNFPAASIGWTASNEAFFNVPVINELKFRASYGFTGNQTGIPFSAGLPLISSGQNHNQNPGMAVTDLFNPTLKWEKGESMDVGMDLSMFNRRMNLSVDLYDKTTNDLLYRVPVNQETGYLNMLSNIGSINNKGIEVTLDTKLIKGDKFTWDLGANFSYNKNVVESIGTKTGQFSTGFASIVKEGEPLGSFYLIEALGVANEKYEYKDKNGKVTKVVQAGDMIYNDINGDGIIDSNDRKVFNGGIAPMYGGISTRISYGMIDLSANAQYSIGKKVYAMYKEDQVGGAAVGYPSFSENMLTEQMNYWTPENMNTNVPRPHYASVISAWNNQRSTRFLEDADYLRITDITLGVNLSKEQLGFIKSMRVYAQVRNPFTFTKYSGVDPETYYVDQSLSGSQTAADTSKISSGVDMNGIPNVKVYSLGMNINF from the coding sequence ATGAAGTTAAGAGTTTTAACCGTAGGTGTTCTGTTTTTTACAGGCCAAGCGGTAATGGCGCAGAAAGATACGCTAAAGACGCACAATATTGATGAGGTTGTACTTGTTGGATATGGAGCGCAAAAGAAGTCCGATGTTACTGGCGCAATTGCAACAGTAAAGAGCGATGTTTTACAAGAACAGCCAGTTGCTTCAGTTGAGCAGGCTCTCCAGGGAAAGGCTTCTGGAGTTCAGGTGGTAAGTACAGGTGGTAGAGCTGGTAATAATACCAAAATTAGTATTAGAGGAAATGGATCATTAAGTGCTTCCAATAATCCTTTGTTTATTATAGATGGCGTTCCACAGGAAAACTTAGGGAATTTATCTCCTGAAGATATTGTAAGTATGCAGATCTTAAAAGATGCAGCATCAAGCGCAATTTATGGATCGCGTGCGTCTAATGGTGTTGTTATTGTAGAAACCAAGTCGGGGAAATATAATAGCAAACCTTCGGTAACTTTCAATACTTCTTATGGTATTCAGGAAATTATTAAAAGACCTGATTTGTTAAACGGAGATCAGTATAAGCAAGTTCATGATGTTGCAAGACAAAATTACTTGAATGACATTGCGAACGGAACATTGTCTAATCCTGCAGCCGGTTCTGTAGGTCAATCAGCATTGAATAATCCAATGGCGGCTACGGGCATCAATACAAACTGGTTGGATCAAGTTCTTAGAACTGGAGCAATTACGAATAACCAAATTGGTTTTACCGCAGGTAATGAAAATTCTAAAGTGTATTTGTCACTTTCAAACGTAAGTCAGGAAGGTATTATCAATAAAGATGAATATCAAGTGACCAGAGTAAGATTGAATGTTGAGCAAAAGATGTCAGATAAATTTAAAATCGGCATTAACTCATATTATACTCAGTCAGATGCGACGCCAATCGTTGATGATAATAATACGTATCAACCATATAGCAATGCCGTTGTAGCTGCCCCAAACAAAGCTCCATATACTGCGGACGGCAAGATCAACAGGAATATGAGTACTAATAATCCGCTATTTGCTTTCGAAAGAGTTGTAAGTGATAAATGGCAGAGAGTTGGAGCTAACTTTTTTGCAACCTATAATCCGATAAAGGATTTAACTTTAAAAACTTCCATCAGCGGGAATCTTTCTGTGAACAGATACAACAGATATGATGCACCCAATACTAGAAGAGGTGAAAATGCCGGAGTTCCATGGGGGTATGGTTATTACAGTACGCAGAATAATAGAGACTATCTAATTGAAAATACCGCAACATATAATAAGAAATTTGCTGATGGTAAATTGAATGTAAATGTTATTGCTGGACAGTCATTTCAGAACTGGCAATATGAAGACTCTTATGTACAAGGTGAAAACTTTCCGTCAAGTAACCTACAATGGTTGGTTTCTGCAGCCACCATTAATGGAGGTAGAGCATATATGAATGAAATGTCTCTGGCATCTTTCTTCGGTAGAGCACAGTTTAGTTGGGATAACCGATATAACTTAATGTTATCAACAAGATATGATGGTTCCTCAAAATTTGCGAAAGGAAATAAGTGGGGTAACTTCCCGGCAGCATCAATTGGTTGGACAGCATCTAATGAAGCTTTCTTCAATGTTCCTGTAATTAATGAACTTAAGTTTAGAGCTTCTTATGGTTTTACCGGTAATCAAACAGGAATTCCGTTCTCAGCTGGTTTGCCTCTGATTAGTAGTGGACAAAATCACAACCAAAATCCGGGAATGGCGGTTACGGATTTGTTTAATCCAACGTTGAAATGGGAAAAAGGGGAATCTATGGATGTGGGTATGGATTTATCAATGTTTAACAGAAGAATGAACTTATCTGTTGACTTATACGATAAAACAACCAATGATCTTTTATATAGAGTACCTGTGAATCAAGAAACAGGTTATCTTAATATGCTAAGCAATATTGGTTCTATCAATAATAAAGGAATAGAAGTTACTTTAGATACGAAATTGATCAAAGGAGATAAGTTTACTTGGGATTTGGGAGCTAACTTTTCTTACAATAAAAATGTTGTAGAGTCTATTGGTACAAAAACAGGGCAGTTTTCTACAGGATTTGCATCTATTGTAAAAGAAGGTGAGCCTTTAGGATCATTCTACTTAATTGAAGCTTTAGGAGTTGCAAATGAAAAGTATGAGTACAAAGATAAAAACGGAAAAGTAACGAAAGTTGTTCAGGCTGGAGATATGATTTACAATGATATCAACGGTGATGGTATCATTGACAGTAATGACAGAAAGGTATTCAACGGAGGGATTGCGCCAATGTATGGTGGTATTAGTACCAGAATATCTTATGGTATGATTGATTTATCTGCGAATGCGCAATATTCTATTGGGAAAAAAGTGTACGCAATGTATAAAGAAGATCAAGTAGGAGGTGCTGCAGTGGGATATCCGTCGTTTTCAGAGAACATGCTGACAGAGCAAATGAATTACTGGACTCCTGAAAACATGAATACTAATGTACCAAGACCACACTATGCGAGTGTAATTTCTGCTTGGAATAATCAAAGATCAACTAGATTTCTAGAAGATGCAGATTACCTTAGAATTACAGATATTACTTTAGGAGTAAACCTTTCTAAAGAACAATTAGGGTTTATCAAATCAATGAGAGTTTATGCTCAAGTTAGAAATCCTTTTACCTTCACAAAATACTCAGGTGTTGACCCCGAAACTTATTATGTAGATCAGTCACTAAGCGGTAGTCAGACAGCGGCAGATACTTCTAAGATTTCATCAGGTGTAGACATGAACGGTATTCCTAATGTGAAAGTATACAGTTTAGGAATGAATATTAACTTCTAA
- a CDS encoding RagB/SusD family nutrient uptake outer membrane protein, with product MKNTFLKIGLGVLLAATALNSCRDEFVDSQFFQSVQQSPLNSIEELESFVRGQYTTMRSSSYYGGDFLMIPEVRSDNMYSDFANGAGYYQTVASYSMVSSDQYATNPYQAMYTVLAKSNIIINNQPSGALTWKASQDPAAILQKSDYLKGQAYAIRALVLFDALRLFGQEYAGGLLGVVVPTKYDPTSLQTRSTVAATRSQIEADFDKAVTLMAPAALNLYGDKTTVNLLSVKGLMSRYYIYKGDFAKVRTLVNDVVTSGRYSVVGPNDYARSFTQANAAQNSMFELSVGSLADLGTTSIAYKLLPAPNGYGNMKVLTAMRANYSANDVRRDGITTANVLNGKYLNGFDNIHVLRYEEVLLNGAEAELQPGGSTVNALKYYNLILANRFKASTAIPVFVPAVAVTLDDIYMERRKELIGEGFGYWDLLRLGKPVTQRSSSGVAGTVRTVGNNLLAFPIPRAELNVPGTLVVPNPGYAN from the coding sequence ATGAAAAATACATTTTTAAAAATAGGATTAGGTGTTCTTTTGGCAGCAACCGCACTTAATTCATGTAGAGACGAATTTGTTGATTCGCAGTTCTTTCAATCAGTTCAGCAGTCACCTTTAAATTCAATAGAGGAATTGGAATCTTTCGTAAGAGGGCAGTATACTACAATGAGATCGTCATCTTATTATGGGGGTGATTTTCTTATGATTCCAGAAGTTAGAAGCGATAATATGTATTCCGACTTTGCAAATGGTGCAGGATATTACCAAACTGTTGCTTCGTATTCAATGGTTTCAAGTGACCAGTATGCGACTAACCCATATCAGGCGATGTATACGGTTTTAGCAAAGTCAAATATCATCATTAATAATCAACCTTCCGGAGCCCTAACATGGAAAGCTTCTCAGGACCCTGCTGCTATTCTTCAGAAAAGTGATTATTTGAAAGGTCAGGCTTATGCTATCAGAGCATTGGTGCTTTTTGACGCTTTGAGGCTTTTCGGTCAGGAATATGCTGGTGGATTATTAGGTGTTGTTGTTCCGACAAAATATGACCCTACTAGTCTTCAGACTAGGTCTACAGTAGCAGCTACAAGAAGTCAAATAGAAGCTGATTTTGATAAAGCAGTTACTTTAATGGCTCCTGCTGCTCTTAACTTGTATGGTGACAAAACTACCGTGAATCTTCTATCTGTTAAAGGACTAATGTCACGTTATTATATTTATAAAGGAGATTTTGCGAAGGTGAGAACGTTAGTGAATGATGTGGTAACTTCTGGTAGATATTCTGTGGTAGGACCAAATGATTATGCGAGAAGTTTTACGCAGGCGAACGCAGCGCAGAACTCTATGTTTGAACTTTCTGTAGGTTCTCTTGCTGATTTAGGAACAACATCAATAGCTTACAAATTACTTCCAGCTCCTAATGGTTATGGTAATATGAAGGTTCTTACAGCAATGAGAGCTAATTATTCTGCTAATGATGTTAGAAGAGATGGTATTACCACTGCTAACGTTTTAAATGGGAAGTATTTAAACGGATTTGATAATATTCACGTTTTGAGATATGAAGAAGTTCTTCTCAATGGAGCGGAGGCTGAATTACAGCCTGGGGGTTCTACTGTTAATGCTTTAAAATATTATAATTTGATTCTTGCTAACAGATTTAAAGCTTCAACAGCAATTCCTGTATTTGTTCCTGCGGTAGCAGTTACTTTGGATGATATCTATATGGAAAGAAGAAAAGAACTTATTGGTGAAGGTTTCGGTTATTGGGATCTTTTAAGATTAGGTAAGCCGGTAACTCAAAGAAGTAGCTCAGGTGTCGCAGGAACGGTTAGAACAGTAGGTAATAACTTACTAGCTTTCCCAATTCCTAGAGCGGAGCTGAATGTTCCGGGCACATTGGTAGTTCCTAATCCAGGATATGCAAACTAA
- a CDS encoding RagB/SusD family nutrient uptake outer membrane protein yields the protein MKFFNKKTIFFTAASVVLSMVSSCDRDYLETSPTDAVSQEGATQSVANLKTIINGMHRNMYYRQNSSQGQNGATGIMMYMEVMGEDLIFPATGPNWYISTLRWQDNANANSGNLFYPYDFYYGQIRTANIVLKATPVVVGDQADKDKLMGEAYAFRAMSYYMLTQIYGKRYVPGGANTQLGVPLRLDDGYDPIPRSTVEENYTSINNDLIKAFTLLNGKSRSDKSHFNANVVKGLMARVALTQGKYAEAATYAKDARAGFALMDNATYKSGFNNYNVSEWIWGYKPLDSTSDYFGNFMGYMSRNYNSSQIRQAPKVVNNLLFNKFAATDVRTQVIDPTGKHLSLFWEEKNGVQVIKDAFKAYTLVPYTSQKFLSVNASGSVDYSVSLGDIPFMRAAEMYLIEAEALARDNKEAQSKIVFNEFEKNRNPSYVGATTTGQAYIDEILNSRRLELWGEGFRFLDLKRLNLPLDRTGTNQVSVVTNNLLTVPAGDKRWTWLIPQGEIDASKGLVKQNDL from the coding sequence ATGAAATTTTTCAATAAAAAAACAATATTTTTCACCGCGGCTTCTGTCGTTTTAAGCATGGTTTCATCATGCGACAGAGATTATTTGGAAACAAGTCCGACGGATGCGGTGAGTCAAGAAGGGGCAACTCAAAGCGTTGCTAACCTGAAAACAATCATCAATGGAATGCATAGAAATATGTATTACAGACAAAACAGCAGTCAGGGGCAAAATGGTGCTACCGGTATCATGATGTACATGGAGGTAATGGGTGAGGATTTAATTTTCCCTGCTACCGGTCCTAACTGGTATATCAGCACACTAAGATGGCAGGATAATGCCAATGCAAACTCTGGCAATTTATTCTATCCTTATGATTTTTATTATGGACAGATCAGAACTGCAAACATTGTTTTGAAGGCAACACCTGTGGTAGTTGGAGATCAGGCTGACAAGGATAAGTTGATGGGTGAGGCTTATGCATTCCGTGCAATGTCTTACTATATGCTTACTCAGATTTATGGTAAAAGATATGTGCCAGGAGGTGCTAATACTCAATTGGGGGTGCCTTTAAGATTAGACGACGGTTATGACCCGATTCCAAGATCGACCGTGGAAGAGAATTACACCTCAATCAATAATGATTTAATAAAAGCATTTACGTTGCTAAATGGTAAGAGTAGATCAGATAAATCGCATTTTAATGCCAATGTAGTTAAAGGATTGATGGCAAGAGTAGCTTTAACTCAAGGGAAATATGCGGAAGCTGCGACTTATGCGAAAGATGCACGAGCAGGTTTTGCTTTGATGGATAATGCTACTTATAAATCAGGATTTAATAACTATAACGTCTCTGAGTGGATTTGGGGTTACAAACCTCTTGATTCTACGTCTGATTATTTTGGAAACTTCATGGGATATATGTCTAGAAACTACAATTCTTCACAAATTCGTCAAGCTCCAAAAGTAGTAAACAACCTGCTGTTTAATAAATTTGCAGCAACAGATGTTAGAACTCAGGTAATTGATCCAACAGGGAAACACTTAAGTCTTTTTTGGGAGGAGAAAAATGGTGTTCAAGTGATAAAGGATGCATTTAAAGCTTACACATTAGTTCCTTACACATCTCAGAAATTTTTATCTGTGAATGCATCTGGATCTGTTGATTATAGCGTGAGTTTAGGTGATATTCCATTCATGAGAGCTGCAGAAATGTACTTGATTGAAGCAGAAGCTTTGGCTAGAGATAATAAAGAGGCACAATCCAAAATTGTTTTTAACGAATTCGAGAAAAATAGAAATCCATCTTATGTTGGCGCTACAACAACCGGTCAGGCTTATATCGATGAGATTCTTAATAGCAGAAGACTGGAACTTTGGGGTGAAGGGTTTAGATTCTTAGATCTCAAAAGATTGAACTTGCCGTTAGACAGAACTGGCACCAATCAGGTCTCTGTTGTAACAAACAACTTGTTGACTGTTCCGGCAGGAGATAAAAGATGGACTTGGTTGATCCCACAAGGAGAAATTGATGCTTCTAAAGGATTGGTTAAGCAGAATGATTTATAA
- a CDS encoding SusC/RagA family TonB-linked outer membrane protein, translated as MNVKLRILSAGVCFFIGSQTLMAQKDSIKTQNIEEVVMVGFGQKKSVKELTGSVGTIKQDAIKDIPVASVDKMLQGRVSGVQTGNASGQPGGFASVRVRGIASVNGGVSPIYIVDGVRVTSGDLTRGAITANALANINSDDIESINVLKDASSTAVYGADAGAGVIVITTKSGKKGKPKISLNFEQGTNSRAVEGLKGLTTDQYRRVLSYAFGNYYGETPEQITAEIINGDLGAAPKYIFTSPYNTDWRDVTSRTAYQNSVNASISGGNDKLTYYNSANYFLQESELKGSDFKRLGFTSKVDYQATDRFKIGTDLQMSYGKINTLPNGGGFANPILFEVFGRPTDPGFNPDGSYYLGVNGRLSNNLFNPGYLAEHNYFRAETSKMFGNIYGEYKIVKNLNYRISFGTEYINVENNSYYNPIHGDGYGVNGRKTESIERFFNWNLQNVLDYNFKIGEKNKFDVRLIQESYQRQNHAVGAGATVVGSPNLQSLSNFIKPASFLGEKGKSSRTGYAAVFNYDYDKFFLLDASVRRDALSNFTPGQKWGTFYSVGAGVDIARLDVVKNMDVISQMKFRASYGKVGNTIGSTPYSLFYYTTNYNDLPAASYNYVYNPDLKWETVKPLSVGIDMGFLNDRITLTAEYYNKKTDDLVFSVPLSLSQGLSVMDVNVGSLLNKGYEFTLNADIIRKDDFKLSIGGNFSTLDNSITKLYGGQDIITGSTILREGEGVGTFYMRKWAGVDAANGDPLWYVNGVDGETTNKYANAQLAVQGNSFSKVYGGGNLNVMYHGFSLSVLGTYGFGGKVLNDWGQYTQSDGQYTYSYAGSQDAMDFWTPENPNAANPKPVYNNANSSNRVSTRFLAKTDYLRLSNIRIGYKFDGNLLKSSGLAGFEVYAQGNNILTHTYDKNLRFDPENNLNAGNNLNLPIQKTYSVGFNLQF; from the coding sequence ATGAATGTGAAATTAAGAATTCTAAGTGCCGGAGTTTGCTTCTTTATCGGAAGCCAAACACTAATGGCTCAAAAAGACTCTATTAAAACCCAAAATATAGAAGAGGTAGTAATGGTGGGTTTTGGGCAAAAGAAATCAGTGAAAGAGTTGACAGGTTCTGTCGGTACCATCAAACAAGATGCTATTAAGGATATTCCTGTAGCATCTGTAGATAAGATGTTACAAGGTAGGGTATCTGGTGTACAGACAGGTAATGCTTCGGGACAGCCGGGAGGGTTTGCAAGTGTAAGAGTTAGAGGAATCGCTTCAGTAAATGGAGGAGTGAGTCCTATTTATATCGTAGATGGTGTTAGGGTTACTAGTGGTGATTTAACGCGAGGCGCTATTACTGCAAATGCTTTGGCAAATATTAATAGCGATGATATTGAAAGTATCAATGTACTGAAAGATGCTTCTTCTACTGCTGTATATGGTGCAGATGCTGGCGCTGGTGTAATTGTAATTACAACAAAATCGGGAAAAAAAGGAAAACCAAAAATTTCTTTAAATTTTGAGCAGGGAACTAACTCTAGAGCAGTCGAAGGGTTGAAAGGATTAACTACAGATCAATATAGAAGAGTTCTTAGCTATGCTTTCGGTAATTATTATGGAGAAACTCCTGAACAAATTACTGCCGAAATTATCAATGGTGACCTAGGAGCTGCTCCCAAATATATTTTTACTTCCCCTTATAATACGGATTGGAGAGATGTAACAAGCAGGACTGCTTACCAAAATTCTGTCAATGCTTCTATTAGCGGAGGGAATGATAAATTGACTTATTACAATTCTGCAAATTACTTTTTACAGGAAAGTGAATTGAAAGGTTCTGATTTTAAGAGACTTGGATTTACATCGAAGGTAGATTATCAGGCTACTGACCGATTTAAAATAGGGACAGATCTTCAAATGTCTTATGGTAAAATCAATACATTGCCTAATGGTGGGGGATTTGCAAATCCAATATTATTTGAAGTATTTGGTCGTCCTACAGATCCAGGATTTAATCCAGATGGTAGTTATTACCTAGGTGTGAATGGTAGATTAAGTAACAACTTATTTAATCCAGGTTATCTTGCCGAGCATAATTATTTCAGAGCTGAAACTTCTAAAATGTTTGGTAATATTTACGGAGAGTATAAAATTGTGAAGAACCTTAATTATCGTATTAGTTTTGGAACAGAATATATTAATGTAGAAAATAACAGTTATTACAATCCTATTCACGGAGATGGATATGGTGTAAATGGTAGAAAAACTGAATCTATTGAAAGATTCTTTAACTGGAATTTACAGAATGTCTTAGATTATAACTTCAAAATTGGAGAGAAAAATAAATTTGATGTACGATTAATTCAGGAATCATACCAAAGACAGAATCATGCTGTAGGAGCTGGTGCAACCGTAGTAGGTTCTCCTAATCTTCAATCATTATCTAACTTTATTAAACCTGCCTCTTTTTTAGGAGAGAAAGGGAAATCTTCCAGAACAGGTTATGCAGCTGTGTTTAATTATGACTATGACAAATTTTTCTTATTAGACGCTTCGGTAAGAAGAGATGCACTTTCTAATTTTACACCAGGTCAAAAATGGGGTACTTTCTACTCAGTAGGAGCAGGTGTTGATATTGCAAGATTGGACGTTGTTAAAAATATGGATGTAATTTCTCAAATGAAATTTAGAGCTTCTTATGGTAAAGTAGGTAATACTATTGGTAGTACTCCATATTCATTATTTTACTATACAACCAATTATAACGATTTGCCAGCAGCGTCATACAACTATGTTTACAACCCTGACTTGAAATGGGAAACTGTAAAGCCACTGAGTGTAGGTATTGATATGGGCTTCCTTAATGATAGAATTACTTTAACTGCTGAATATTACAATAAGAAAACCGACGATTTGGTATTTAGCGTTCCTTTATCACTATCACAAGGTTTATCTGTAATGGATGTAAATGTAGGTTCACTTCTTAATAAAGGATATGAATTTACTTTGAATGCAGATATTATTAGAAAAGATGACTTTAAATTAAGTATCGGAGGTAACTTCAGTACGCTAGATAATAGTATTACTAAGCTTTACGGTGGTCAGGATATCATTACTGGAAGTACAATTTTGCGTGAAGGTGAAGGTGTAGGTACTTTCTATATGAGAAAATGGGCAGGTGTAGATGCTGCGAACGGAGATCCACTATGGTACGTAAATGGTGTTGATGGTGAAACGACCAATAAATATGCGAATGCACAATTAGCAGTTCAAGGAAATTCGTTCTCCAAAGTTTATGGAGGTGGTAACTTGAATGTAATGTATCATGGCTTCTCATTATCTGTATTGGGAACTTACGGATTTGGTGGTAAAGTATTGAACGATTGGGGTCAATATACACAATCTGATGGGCAGTATACTTATTCATATGCTGGTTCTCAGGATGCTATGGATTTCTGGACTCCTGAAAATCCTAATGCAGCTAATCCGAAACCTGTTTATAATAATGCAAATTCTTCAAACAGAGTTTCAACTAGATTCTTAGCGAAAACTGATTATCTAAGATTAAGTAATATTAGAATTGGATATAAATTTGATGGCAATCTTCTTAAAAGTAGTGGTTTAGCTGGGTTTGAAGTTTATGCACAGGGAAATAATATTTTGACTCATACTTATGACAAAAATTTAAGATTTGACCCTGAAAATAACCTTAACGCTGGTAACAATTTAAACCTTCCGATACAGAAAACTTATTCAGTAGGTTTTAATTTACAATTTTAA